One genomic window of Anaerofustis stercorihominis DSM 17244 includes the following:
- the gmk gene encoding guanylate kinase, whose translation MRGKLFVISGPSGSGKSTICKELEKEENIKISISATTRPMRKGEEEGVNYYFLSNEEFQKRIKKKAFYEFASVFNHYYGTLKEKVDEMLDGGYNVILEIDVQGAMQIKRQNDKAILIFIMPPSEEELIERLTNRKTESDEQLKLRIATAKEEILFKNKYDYIVVNDDINRAANEIKDIINNN comes from the coding sequence ATGAGGGGAAAATTATTTGTTATTTCGGGACCTTCGGGGAGCGGCAAAAGTACTATTTGTAAAGAACTTGAGAAAGAAGAAAATATAAAAATATCGATTTCCGCAACAACCAGACCTATGAGGAAAGGTGAAGAAGAAGGCGTTAATTATTATTTTTTGAGCAATGAAGAATTCCAAAAGAGAATAAAGAAGAAAGCTTTTTATGAGTTTGCAAGCGTATTTAATCATTACTACGGTACACTTAAAGAAAAAGTTGATGAAATGCTTGACGGTGGATATAATGTAATTCTTGAAATAGATGTTCAGGGTGCTATGCAAATAAAAAGACAAAACGATAAGGCGATATTAATATTTATAATGCCTCCGAGTGAAGAGGAACTCATCGAAAGACTTACAAACAGGAAAACCGAAAGCGACGAACAGTTGAAACTTAGAATTGCGACGGCTAAAGAAGAGATATTATTTAAAAATAAATATGATTACATAGTAGTAAATGATGATATAAATAGAGCCGCAAATGAAATTAAAGATATCATAAACAATAATTAA
- a CDS encoding glutamate synthase — MMEINAKGLEHREINLEIKACAIKDRDINIKEVMGQRFIGSALSKTNLTINGVPGNAVGAYLDGAKIIINENAQDATGDTMNDGEIIIHGSSGDATGYAMRGGTIYVKGDVGYRAGIHMKAYKDKKPTIVIGGKTGSFLGEYQAGGNIIILGLGYEKGNIPLGNFCATGMHGGKIFLRTENPPQIETDKLIIKEADTKDINEIKEYIKKFSSYFDKDYDKIIKSKYYVIIPNTKSPYKQLYTNH, encoded by the coding sequence ATGATGGAAATAAACGCAAAAGGACTTGAACATAGAGAAATAAATTTGGAAATAAAAGCATGTGCCATAAAAGACAGGGATATTAACATAAAGGAAGTAATGGGACAACGATTTATCGGCTCTGCACTATCAAAAACTAATCTTACAATAAACGGAGTTCCCGGAAATGCAGTCGGAGCATACCTGGACGGTGCAAAAATTATCATAAACGAAAATGCACAGGACGCTACCGGTGATACTATGAACGACGGAGAAATCATAATCCACGGTTCAAGCGGGGATGCTACGGGATATGCAATGAGAGGCGGAACTATATATGTTAAAGGTGACGTCGGTTACAGAGCCGGAATTCATATGAAAGCTTATAAGGATAAAAAACCGACAATAGTAATCGGAGGAAAAACCGGTTCGTTCCTCGGCGAATATCAAGCGGGAGGAAATATAATAATTCTTGGATTAGGATATGAAAAAGGGAATATTCCTTTGGGAAATTTTTGTGCTACGGGAATGCACGGAGGAAAAATATTTTTAAGAACCGAAAATCCTCCCCAAATAGAAACTGATAAATTGATTATTAAAGAAGCGGACACTAAAGATATAAATGAAATAAAAGAATATATAAAAAAATTCAGTTCTTACTTTGACAAAGATTATGATAAAATAATAAAAAGCAAGTATTATGTGATCATACCTAATACAAAAAGCCCTTATAAACAATTATACACTAATCATTAG
- a CDS encoding ANTAR domain-containing response regulator yields the protein MDKILIVSANEKSKDTLCELLKEYDDIQIVTTTSASKARRYASNNELSIAIINTPLREEFGTELSMDLSRLNIGTLLIVKSEVSEEISADVESFGVLVISKPIIKSLFYQSFRLQMSVKNRLISLKKENDKLKNKIEEIKIVDRAKLVLIENENLSENEAHKYIEKEAMNRRLSRYQIAKEILVKYNIS from the coding sequence TTGGATAAAATATTAATAGTATCTGCAAATGAAAAATCAAAAGATACACTTTGTGAATTATTAAAAGAATACGATGATATCCAAATAGTTACCACGACTTCCGCATCAAAAGCAAGGAGATATGCCTCAAATAATGAATTATCAATAGCCATAATCAACACTCCTCTCAGAGAAGAATTCGGTACCGAACTTAGTATGGACCTATCAAGATTAAATATAGGGACATTATTAATCGTTAAAAGTGAAGTATCCGAAGAAATAAGTGCAGATGTAGAAAGTTTCGGAGTATTGGTCATATCAAAACCTATTATAAAATCTCTTTTTTATCAATCATTCAGACTGCAAATGTCGGTAAAGAACAGACTTATTTCTTTAAAAAAAGAAAATGACAAGCTAAAAAATAAAATTGAAGAAATAAAAATTGTGGACAGGGCTAAACTAGTACTTATAGAGAATGAGAACTTAAGTGAAAATGAAGCACATAAATATATAGAAAAAGAAGCTATGAACCGCCGATTAAGCAGATATCAAATAGCTAAAGAAATCTTAGTCAAATACAATATTTCTTGA
- a CDS encoding GNAT family N-acetyltransferase has translation MKYEIRLIDKPDIHILEKFLYNTIYIPDGSTPLDKSIIYNKEIYNYIEGVGKDDDIVLGCEYNNKIVALSWSRILNGEVKGYGNIDDKTPEIAISVLKGYRNKGMGTSLLKEHLKVLKNNNYKRVSLSVNKENYALDLYKKLGFDIIKENNEDYIMVLNFK, from the coding sequence ATGAAGTATGAAATAAGGTTAATAGATAAACCGGATATACATATATTGGAAAAATTTCTATATAATACTATTTATATCCCCGACGGCAGTACACCCTTAGATAAGAGTATAATATATAATAAAGAAATTTATAATTATATTGAAGGAGTGGGAAAAGACGATGATATTGTTTTAGGATGTGAATATAATAATAAAATCGTTGCTTTATCTTGGAGCAGGATATTGAATGGGGAAGTAAAGGGCTATGGGAATATTGATGATAAGACTCCGGAGATTGCTATTTCTGTTTTAAAAGGATACAGAAATAAAGGTATGGGTACTTCTTTACTTAAAGAACACCTTAAAGTACTTAAAAATAATAATTATAAAAGAGTTTCTTTAAGTGTAAACAAAGAAAATTATGCTCTTGATTTGTATAAAAAGCTGGGATTTGATATAATAAAAGAAAATAATGAAGATTATATTATGGTATTAAATTTTAAATAA
- a CDS encoding NAD(P)/FAD-dependent oxidoreductase gives MSKYVIIGGSIAAIGTIEGIRSIDKDGEITLISDENHFIYSRPLISYLVQGKTDLKNMRYRDDDFYNKNNVSVIKGVRALKINHQDKYISLSNNESIPYEKLMIATGSSPFIPHIEGEEKVINKFTFMSLDDALSLQKAINKDSKVLILGAGLIGLKCAEAVNDKVKSVTVVDLAGRILPSILDNKGCKIVQKHIEKQGVKFVLNNSITGINEHQATLKDNTVIDFDVFVVAVGVRPNISLAKEIGAEVNRGIITDKKGMTTIKDIYAAGDCTESYDITGEQNIILALLPNAYFKGETAGINMAGGKKSYNNAMPMNSLGLFGLHMVTAGNYDGEEYIIEKNNYYKKLIYKDGLLKGYIIIGDVNKSGIYTYLIREKVKLNDIDFDLIRDNPGLIAFSKEYRGTTLGGKKL, from the coding sequence ATGAGCAAATATGTAATTATAGGAGGTTCTATTGCTGCTATAGGAACAATAGAAGGAATAAGAAGTATAGATAAAGACGGTGAAATAACACTTATCAGTGATGAAAATCATTTTATCTATTCTCGCCCTTTAATTTCTTACCTAGTTCAAGGTAAAACAGACTTAAAGAATATGAGATATAGAGATGATGATTTTTATAATAAAAACAATGTCAGTGTGATAAAAGGAGTCAGGGCTTTAAAAATCAATCATCAAGACAAATACATATCCCTTAGTAATAATGAAAGTATCCCTTATGAAAAATTAATGATTGCAACAGGCTCTTCTCCTTTTATCCCTCACATTGAAGGAGAAGAAAAAGTAATAAATAAATTTACTTTTATGTCCCTTGATGATGCACTAAGTTTACAAAAAGCAATAAATAAAGACAGCAAAGTATTGATTTTGGGAGCAGGGCTTATAGGGCTCAAATGTGCCGAAGCGGTAAATGATAAAGTAAAAAGCGTAACAGTAGTGGATCTTGCGGGTAGGATTCTTCCGAGCATACTAGATAATAAAGGATGTAAAATCGTTCAAAAACATATAGAAAAACAAGGCGTTAAATTTGTTTTAAACAATAGCATAACCGGTATAAATGAACATCAGGCGACACTAAAAGATAATACTGTAATTGATTTTGATGTTTTTGTAGTGGCAGTGGGAGTAAGACCGAATATATCATTGGCAAAAGAAATAGGAGCAGAAGTCAACAGGGGCATTATAACAGATAAAAAAGGAATGACAACAATAAAAGACATTTATGCTGCGGGAGACTGCACCGAGAGCTATGATATAACCGGAGAACAAAATATTATTCTAGCGTTACTTCCAAATGCTTACTTTAAAGGGGAAACCGCAGGGATAAATATGGCAGGAGGGAAAAAGTCATACAATAACGCAATGCCAATGAACTCACTCGGATTGTTCGGACTTCATATGGTAACGGCAGGAAATTATGACGGAGAAGAATATATTATTGAAAAGAATAACTATTATAAAAAACTTATATACAAGGACGGACTTTTAAAAGGATATATTATTATTGGAGATGTAAATAAATCCGGAATTTATACATATTTAATAAGGGAAAAAGTAAAATTAAATGATATAGATTTTGATTTAATTAGAGATAATCCCGGGCTTATTGCCTTTTCCAAAGAATACAGAGGGACTACTCTGGGAGGGAAAAAGTTATGA
- a CDS encoding type III pantothenate kinase → MILVIDVGNTTTQLGIFKDDKLIHEFRYITKQDRTSDEIGTLIITFFAHFNIDIKDFKGAIISSVVPDVNYHLVNAIKKYLCVEPLMVGSGIKTGINVRTDNPKEVGADRIVDAAAAYNLYKCPVIVVNFGTATRYDYVNREGVFSYAVTSPGIQISADALWKGAAKLPKIEIEKPKSILASNTITSMQAGLVYGYIGQVEYVIKKMKEELNTEGIKVVACGGYGKIIYPETDVIDVFDPLLTLKGLKIIYDKNKK, encoded by the coding sequence ATGATTTTAGTTATTGATGTCGGTAATACTACGACTCAGCTTGGTATTTTTAAAGATGATAAGTTAATACACGAATTTAGGTATATTACAAAGCAGGATAGGACCAGTGATGAAATAGGAACACTGATCATTACTTTTTTTGCACATTTTAATATCGATATCAAAGATTTTAAGGGTGCAATAATTTCAAGTGTTGTACCTGATGTCAATTATCACCTTGTTAATGCTATAAAGAAATATTTATGTGTGGAGCCTTTAATGGTTGGAAGCGGAATCAAAACCGGTATCAATGTAAGGACAGATAATCCCAAAGAGGTAGGAGCCGACAGGATCGTAGATGCGGCTGCTGCTTATAATTTGTATAAATGCCCGGTTATCGTGGTAAATTTCGGGACAGCAACGAGATATGATTATGTAAACAGAGAAGGTGTATTTTCTTATGCGGTTACTTCTCCGGGAATTCAAATTTCTGCGGACGCACTTTGGAAAGGTGCCGCAAAACTTCCTAAAATAGAGATAGAAAAACCTAAAAGCATACTTGCAAGCAATACGATAACAAGTATGCAGGCAGGACTTGTATATGGATATATCGGTCAAGTAGAATATGTAATAAAGAAAATGAAAGAAGAGTTGAACACAGAAGGCATAAAAGTCGTTGCCTGCGGCGGATATGGAAAAATAATATATCCGGAAACCGATGTGATTGATGTATTTGATCCATTATTAACATTAAAAGGACTAAAAATTATTTATGACAAAAATAAAAAATAA
- a CDS encoding glutamate synthase-related protein, with the protein MGINFIHPQFEVVRNQDRCIKCRVCERQCANEVHFYDEDSKLMLSDETNCVNCHRCVALCPTKALKIVESDHTFKPHANWTGEHIENIFRQADSGGVLLASMGNPKEYPIYFDKMLINASQVTNPSIDPLREPMETKVSLGKKTVEIKRDSNGKIIPNTPPQIKLNVPIMFSAMSYGSISYNAHESLARAASELGTMYNTGEGGLHEDFYKYGKNTIVQVASGRFGVHKDYLNTGSAIEIKMGQGAKPGIGGHLPGEKIGPDISKTRMIPEGSDAISPAPHHDIYSIEDLRQLVLSLKEATNYEKPVIVKIAAVHNVAAIASGVARSGADIIAIDGFRGGTGAAPTRIRDNVGIPIELALASVDSRLRNEGIRNNVSLVVGGSIRSSADVVKAIALGADCVYIATSALMALGCHLCRNCHSGKCNWGIATQRPDLVKRLNPDIGYKRVVNLVTAWEHEIKEMMGGMGINSIEALKGNRLMLRGVGLNEKELEILGIKHAGE; encoded by the coding sequence ATGGGAATAAATTTTATACATCCACAGTTTGAAGTGGTTAGAAATCAGGATAGATGTATTAAATGCAGAGTTTGCGAGCGTCAATGCGCAAATGAAGTTCATTTTTACGATGAAGACAGCAAATTGATGCTCAGCGATGAGACCAACTGTGTTAATTGTCACAGATGTGTTGCGCTTTGTCCTACAAAGGCATTAAAAATAGTAGAGAGCGATCATACTTTCAAACCTCATGCAAACTGGACCGGGGAACATATAGAAAATATATTCAGACAGGCAGACAGTGGAGGTGTCCTTCTTGCATCAATGGGAAATCCAAAAGAATATCCCATTTACTTTGATAAAATGCTTATCAACGCTTCTCAGGTTACAAACCCTTCCATAGACCCTTTAAGGGAGCCTATGGAAACAAAGGTAAGCCTGGGAAAGAAAACAGTTGAAATCAAAAGAGACAGTAACGGAAAAATCATCCCCAATACTCCTCCTCAAATAAAACTTAATGTACCAATAATGTTTTCTGCCATGTCATATGGTTCAATAAGCTATAATGCTCATGAAAGTTTAGCAAGAGCGGCAAGCGAACTTGGAACTATGTATAACACAGGTGAAGGCGGACTTCATGAAGATTTTTATAAATATGGTAAGAATACGATCGTACAGGTAGCCTCAGGAAGATTTGGTGTACATAAGGATTATTTAAACACAGGTTCAGCCATTGAAATAAAAATGGGACAGGGCGCTAAACCGGGTATCGGAGGCCATCTTCCGGGAGAAAAAATAGGCCCGGATATTTCAAAAACCAGAATGATACCCGAGGGAAGCGACGCTATAAGTCCCGCACCTCATCATGATATATATTCCATAGAAGATTTAAGACAGCTTGTATTATCCCTTAAGGAAGCGACAAATTATGAAAAGCCGGTAATCGTAAAAATCGCCGCCGTACATAATGTAGCTGCCATAGCAAGCGGAGTTGCAAGAAGCGGAGCTGATATAATCGCAATAGACGGTTTCAGAGGAGGAACAGGTGCGGCACCTACAAGGATAAGAGATAATGTAGGGATACCGATAGAATTGGCCCTTGCCAGTGTAGACTCAAGACTTAGAAACGAAGGAATAAGAAATAACGTTTCGCTCGTAGTAGGCGGAAGTATAAGAAGCAGTGCAGATGTAGTAAAAGCAATAGCACTCGGTGCCGACTGTGTATACATTGCAACATCGGCTTTAATGGCTCTTGGATGTCATTTATGCAGAAACTGCCACAGCGGTAAATGCAACTGGGGTATCGCCACTCAACGCCCCGATTTAGTAAAAAGATTAAATCCGGATATAGGATATAAAAGAGTAGTTAATTTGGTTACGGCGTGGGAACATGAAATAAAAGAGATGATGGGCGGAATGGGTATTAACTCAATCGAAGCGTTAAAAGGAAACAGGTTAATGCTAAGAGGCGTAGGTCTAAACGAAAAAGAACTTGAAATACTTGGAATAAAACATGCGGGAGAATAG
- a CDS encoding calcium/sodium antiporter: protein MIRDIIFLIIGFILLIKGADLFVEGSSSVAKLLKVPTIIIGLTIVAMGTSAPEAAVSISAALKGQNAIAIANVVGSNIFNLLIVGGVCAVITPIIVKKSIIKREYPFSIIISILLLFFISDFIFGNNNITLGRLEGLILLVLFVLFIIYMVVSAIKNREELDEDFIVLSPTKSILYILLGLLGVIYGGDAVVDSASSIASSLGLSANLIGLTIIALGTSLPELVTSIVAARKGDSDMALGNIIGSNIFNILLILGMASFIHPIAVSMESVFDLIILCIVSIITYFFCISKDKISKKEGFVMILMYLIYMIYIINR from the coding sequence ATGATCAGAGACATAATATTTCTTATAATAGGATTTATACTTCTTATAAAAGGAGCAGACTTATTTGTGGAAGGCTCCAGTTCGGTAGCAAAACTATTAAAAGTACCTACAATCATTATCGGACTTACTATAGTCGCAATGGGAACAAGCGCACCGGAAGCAGCTGTCAGTATTTCCGCAGCCCTCAAAGGACAAAATGCGATCGCTATAGCAAATGTGGTAGGTTCAAATATATTTAATCTTTTAATCGTAGGCGGAGTATGCGCGGTCATTACACCAATAATAGTTAAAAAAAGTATTATTAAAAGAGAATATCCATTTTCGATTATAATAAGTATACTATTACTGTTTTTCATTTCCGATTTTATATTTGGAAATAATAATATTACTCTCGGAAGACTTGAAGGTCTTATCCTATTAGTATTATTTGTACTATTTATTATATATATGGTCGTTTCTGCTATTAAAAACAGAGAAGAATTAGATGAAGATTTTATAGTTCTTTCACCTACAAAAAGTATATTATATATACTACTGGGACTTTTAGGTGTAATATACGGAGGAGACGCAGTTGTTGACTCTGCTTCTTCAATAGCGTCCAGTTTAGGTTTAAGCGCAAATTTGATAGGGCTAACCATAATAGCTCTTGGGACAAGCCTTCCGGAGCTGGTTACGAGTATTGTTGCCGCAAGAAAAGGTGACAGTGATATGGCTCTTGGAAATATAATAGGGTCAAATATCTTTAATATATTGTTGATTTTAGGTATGGCATCATTCATTCATCCGATAGCAGTTTCAATGGAATCTGTATTTGATTTAATTATACTTTGCATAGTAAGTATAATCACTTATTTCTTCTGTATATCTAAAGATAAAATAAGTAAAAAAGAAGGATTTGTAATGATTTTAATGTATTTGATTTACATGATTTACATTATAAACAGATAA
- a CDS encoding glutamine synthetase family protein translates to MNSITKEVINFVRENDIKFIRLAFCDIFGVQKNIAIMSDELENAFANGISFDGFSIDGFLNDKSSHLLLYPDPSTLSILPWRPSEGRVARFFCDVKYPTSELFENDSRYILKKAINKAKDMGYLAKIGAECEFYIFETDEEGHPTMIPYDEGGYFDVSPLDKGENIRREICLTLEQMGITPISSYHERGPGQHRIKFRYGDPLTAADDFITFKWIVKSIANKNGGYATFMPKPLKELYGSGLHVSLLLFKDGKNILSEGLHKSDEAKSFIAGIMNRINEITAILNPTRNSYKRFGEFHAPKYITWSEKNPNTLIKVTTFNKDKAKFKLRSVDPTANPYLAFALILLAGLKGIENKEKIDKSANIKSIMEEDLPAEVNMLPQNFKSALKIFENSTFTKECLGKNLVYNFTEKRKKDLKIDEDIQELKYFLMD, encoded by the coding sequence ATGAACAGTATAACAAAGGAAGTAATTAACTTTGTCAGAGAAAACGATATAAAGTTCATTAGATTAGCATTCTGTGATATTTTCGGGGTGCAAAAAAATATAGCTATAATGTCAGATGAACTTGAAAATGCCTTTGCAAACGGAATTTCTTTTGACGGATTTTCAATCGATGGATTTTTAAATGACAAAAGCAGTCATCTTTTACTATATCCGGATCCTTCTACACTATCTATCTTACCATGGAGACCTTCGGAAGGAAGAGTTGCAAGATTTTTTTGTGATGTAAAATATCCCACAAGTGAATTATTCGAAAATGATTCAAGATATATTCTAAAAAAAGCAATTAATAAAGCAAAGGATATGGGGTATTTAGCAAAAATCGGAGCGGAATGTGAATTTTATATTTTTGAAACCGATGAAGAAGGACATCCTACTATGATACCTTATGACGAAGGAGGATATTTTGATGTATCTCCTTTGGATAAAGGTGAAAATATACGTAGAGAAATTTGTCTTACACTGGAGCAAATGGGAATCACTCCGATAAGCTCTTACCATGAAAGAGGTCCCGGACAGCATAGGATCAAATTCAGATATGGGGATCCGCTGACGGCAGCAGATGATTTCATTACATTTAAATGGATCGTAAAATCCATAGCAAATAAAAACGGAGGTTATGCGACATTTATGCCTAAACCTTTAAAAGAACTATATGGCAGCGGACTCCATGTAAGCCTTCTATTATTTAAAGACGGTAAAAATATATTATCTGAAGGTCTTCATAAATCAGATGAAGCTAAATCTTTCATAGCTGGCATAATGAATAGAATAAATGAAATAACCGCTATTTTAAACCCGACAAGGAATTCATATAAAAGATTTGGAGAATTTCATGCACCTAAATATATTACTTGGTCAGAAAAAAATCCAAATACATTGATTAAAGTCACTACATTTAATAAAGATAAAGCAAAATTTAAATTAAGGTCGGTAGACCCGACTGCCAATCCATATCTTGCATTTGCCTTGATTTTACTGGCAGGTTTAAAAGGTATAGAAAACAAAGAAAAAATAGATAAGAGTGCAAATATTAAATCTATTATGGAAGAAGATTTGCCGGCAGAAGTAAATATGCTTCCTCAAAACTTTAAAAGTGCTTTAAAAATATTTGAAAACAGTACATTTACAAAAGAATGTTTAGGAAAAAATCTAGTTTATAACTTTACGGAAAAAAGAAAAAAAGATTTAAAGATAGATGAAGATATACAAGAACTAAAGTATTTTTTAATGGATTAA
- a CDS encoding YicC/YloC family endoribonuclease has protein sequence MKSMTGFGRGEYRSEALVIDVEIKTINHRYRDFNIRLPRKYSAFEEKVRNLISKKVNRGRIDVFIKTEKFGSEDVSLVYDENLAKEYYDILNKIGCNFSDIKNDITITTIARYPEVIKTEEAEIDLEEQWKYFEEAINEAVDTLVESRRLEGEALKLDFIKRIDIVGSETEKISELAHDIPVNYAKELNDNIEKYKVGVIDSDRLATEIALYAEKVNITEELVRLDNHLKSFLTIIEKKEPIGRKLDFLLQEINREANTIASKSNSFEISSSVVEIKSELEKIREQIQNIE, from the coding sequence ATGAAAAGCATGACAGGTTTCGGAAGAGGAGAATACAGAAGCGAAGCTTTGGTAATAGATGTTGAGATTAAAACCATAAATCACAGATATAGAGATTTTAATATAAGATTACCCAGGAAATATTCTGCTTTTGAAGAAAAAGTAAGAAATCTTATAAGCAAGAAAGTAAACAGAGGAAGAATTGATGTCTTTATTAAGACAGAAAAGTTCGGAAGTGAAGATGTTTCTTTGGTTTATGATGAAAACCTTGCTAAAGAGTATTATGATATTTTAAATAAAATCGGATGTAATTTTTCCGATATTAAAAACGATATTACAATTACTACCATAGCAAGATATCCCGAAGTTATAAAAACGGAAGAAGCTGAAATTGATTTGGAAGAACAATGGAAGTATTTTGAGGAAGCAATAAATGAGGCTGTAGATACCTTGGTTGAAAGCAGGAGACTTGAAGGCGAAGCCCTTAAGCTGGATTTCATAAAAAGGATAGATATTGTTGGCTCTGAGACTGAAAAAATCTCTGAATTGGCTCATGATATACCGGTGAATTATGCCAAGGAGCTCAATGATAATATAGAAAAATATAAAGTCGGAGTAATCGATTCCGACAGATTAGCAACCGAAATTGCTTTATATGCAGAAAAAGTAAATATAACCGAAGAATTGGTAAGATTAGATAATCATCTTAAATCCTTCTTAACTATAATAGAAAAGAAAGAACCTATAGGAAGAAAACTGGATTTCTTGCTTCAGGAAATAAACAGGGAAGCGAATACAATAGCTTCAAAATCAAACAGTTTTGAAATTAGTTCATCCGTAGTTGAAATAAAAAGCGAACTTGAAAAGATAAGAGAACAAATTCAAAATATCGAATAA
- the dusB gene encoding tRNA dihydrouridine synthase DusB, with protein sequence MTKIKNNYFEDLLKINKAILAPMAGVTTLPYRLFMREMGCKIFISEMVSAKGLYYKSKNTFPLMETNELEHKDSVTGIQIFGSEPEIMGEITERYINDTAFDFIDINMGCPMKKIVNNGDGSALLKDLDKANKVVREVKSASSKPVSVKVRLGFNENIIEDIIKAIEDGGADMITVHGRTREQVFTGEVDYDGIKKAKETASVPLIANGDLDNYLKAKEKMDYTGADGVMIGRGANYDPFIFSQFNECISGKKVSEYSLRDKIDAARKHFEIHLKYSKDKKKVIEFRKYLYWYIKGIKNSAKIRNSINNVNEIDQVYEIFNRIDDILEL encoded by the coding sequence ATGACAAAAATAAAAAATAATTATTTTGAAGACTTACTAAAAATAAATAAAGCTATCTTGGCACCTATGGCAGGGGTAACGACCCTGCCATATAGATTATTTATGAGAGAAATGGGATGTAAGATTTTTATAAGTGAAATGGTCAGTGCCAAAGGTCTATATTATAAAAGCAAGAATACTTTTCCTTTAATGGAAACCAATGAGCTTGAACATAAGGATTCCGTGACGGGTATTCAGATATTTGGAAGTGAGCCCGAAATAATGGGGGAAATCACTGAACGATATATAAATGATACCGCCTTTGATTTCATTGACATCAATATGGGATGTCCGATGAAAAAAATAGTAAATAACGGAGATGGTTCCGCTCTATTAAAGGATTTGGATAAAGCAAATAAGGTAGTCAGAGAAGTAAAGTCAGCTTCAAGTAAACCTGTCAGTGTTAAGGTTAGGCTCGGTTTCAACGAAAATATCATTGAGGATATTATTAAAGCTATCGAAGACGGCGGTGCGGATATGATAACCGTTCACGGGAGGACGAGAGAACAGGTTTTTACCGGGGAGGTTGATTATGACGGAATAAAAAAAGCTAAAGAGACAGCAAGCGTCCCGCTTATTGCAAACGGTGATTTGGATAACTATCTTAAGGCAAAAGAAAAAATGGATTATACCGGTGCTGACGGTGTTATGATAGGCAGAGGTGCAAATTATGATCCATTTATTTTTTCTCAATTCAATGAGTGTATTTCAGGTAAAAAAGTAAGTGAGTATTCTCTCAGAGATAAAATAGATGCGGCAAGAAAGCATTTTGAAATACATTTAAAATATTCAAAGGATAAAAAGAAAGTAATTGAATTTAGAAAATACTTATATTGGTATATCAAAGGTATAAAGAACAGCGCTAAAATCAGGAACAGTATTAACAATGTTAACGAAATAGATCAAGTATATGAAATATTTAATAGAATAGACGATATATTGGAGTTATAG
- a CDS encoding 4Fe-4S dicluster domain-containing protein, with product MKRVYVNEEWCLGCHLCEYNCAFANSNEDRMVKALKDKNIRPNINVEENKDIHFAVSCRHCDDAICLKSCISGALTKKDGLISVNKEKCIGCLTCVLVCPYGAVHPDEENGVVDKCEFCTNNLKGEPNCVKGCPNNAIVFEERG from the coding sequence TTGAAAAGAGTATATGTTAACGAAGAATGGTGCTTAGGCTGTCATTTATGTGAATATAATTGCGCTTTTGCAAACAGCAATGAAGACAGAATGGTCAAAGCACTTAAAGATAAAAACATCAGACCCAATATAAACGTAGAGGAAAATAAAGATATACACTTTGCAGTTTCATGCAGACACTGCGATGATGCGATTTGCTTAAAAAGCTGTATCAGCGGTGCACTTACAAAAAAAGATGGGTTGATAAGCGTAAATAAAGAAAAATGTATTGGTTGTCTAACCTGCGTTTTAGTCTGCCCTTACGGAGCTGTACATCCCGACGAAGAAAATGGTGTGGTAGATAAATGTGAATTTTGTACTAATAATTTAAAAGGCGAACCAAACTGCGTAAAAGGTTGTCCCAATAATGCCATTGTATTCGAAGAAAGGGGTTAA